The Ziziphus jujuba cultivar Dongzao chromosome 3, ASM3175591v1 region TTTTCGTAGTCATGGGATACTTGATTTGGTGCATACTGATTTGTGGGGTCCAGCACCTATTTTGTCTAGAGAtggttataaatattatatccatTTTGTTGATGATCACACCAGATATACTTGGATTTATCCTTTAAAGCTAAAGTCAATGCACTATCAtgttttattcactttcatcggATGGTAAGAGACAATTTGGTGTAAAGTTGAAATGTTTACAGTCAGATTGGGGTGGAAAATTTTGTAGTTTTACTCCATATCTTCAGCGGTGTTGAATTCTTTTTAGGCATCTTTGTCCGCATGCTCATGCTCAAAATGGAAAACAGAGAGCAAGCACCAACACATTACTAAGGCAGGTTTGAGTTCATTAGCTTATGCTCATCTGACTCTAACGCACCAGCGGGAAGCATTtagttttgttgtttatttaattaacaGAACTCCCCAGTAGTGTTAGATTACAAAAGTCCTTTTCAGAAGCTATATAATCAAGTGCCAAACTATGGTTTTCTTAAAGTTCTTGGTTGTGCTTGCTATCCATATCTAAGACCATATCACAATCAAAAGCTTCATTTTTGAATTTCGAAgtgtatttttattggttattcaACTGAACACAAGGTATACAATTGTCCACCTCCCTCTAGAAGACTTTATATTGACAAAAGTGTTGAGTTTAATGAGTTTTACTTCTCCTTTGCTGAAGATTCTATTTCAAAAAATCAATCTGTTGAGATTTCTTTCTCTTGTCCACATGATCAGTATTCAAATACATCATTGTTCAAAGTCAATACTACACCCATAACTCCAACAGGCTCTAAATGTTGTCTACAAGTGAGCATATATTATTAAGACTTTCTAATCTCAATCTTAGTTCTCTACTCCTACAAATTCTTTTGATTCTACTTCCATAATTCCTCATAGTCAGTCTACAAGATCACAAGAGAACTCACATGAGCTAAGTCAATGATCTTCAGTTTCAAAGTCTTGTTCAGATCATGATGTTCTTTCTATATCTACTATTGCTTCTACTGTAGATCAGTCATGTTTGCCTTTACAATCTCAAAAGTCAGTATTTCAACTTCTTCTGGAATTGACATTTATGTTGACTTAGTTACAGCATAATAAGCACCCCATGCAGACTCGTTCTAAAAGTGGTATTACAAAGCCGAAGGTGTATGTCTCAGCCAAGGAAAATTCAGATAcaacaattgaaaataaagcTTCAGTTTTTTCAGTTTTCGAGCCTTGTACTGTCAGTGTAGCTTTACAAAGTCCGGAATGGAAAAAGTGCTATGGATGCTGAGTTTAATGCGCTTATTCATAATAATGCATGGACTCTAGTTCCTTATTTTTCAAACATGAATGTTATTGGAAACAAGTGGGTGTATAAAGTTAAGTATAGTGCAGATGGTTCTATTTAACGATATAAAGTAAGGGCTTGTAGGCAAAGGTTTTCATCAAAAACTAGGTTTTGATTATTTTGAAACCTCTAATCCAGTGGTCAGACCCACTTCTATTCGAGTGATTCTCACACTTGCTTTATCCTATAATTGGCCCATACGTCAATTGAACTTcaataatgcatttttaaatggtGATCTACAAGAAAATATGTATATGACACAACCTGAAGGATGTATAAGTGCTCAATTTCCCGATTATGTTTGTAGGTTGAATAAAGCTTTGTTTGGTCTGAAGCAAACTCCTTGAGCTTGACTTGATAAACTTAAGACAGCTTTATTTGAACGTGGGTTTATTAATTCTGTGGCAGACAGTTCTCTTTTCATTCTCAAGACTCAATAGTTCATATGTTCGTTCTGGTATATGTGGATGATCTTGTTAACATAGTTTCAAGTTTAGAATTAGTTACTACTCTTATTACCCAACTTAGTTTAGAATTAGTTACTACTCTTATTACTCAACTTCACAGAGAGTTTTCACTCAAAGATATTGGAGATTTATCTTACTTCCTTGGTTTAGaagtaaaaagaacaaaaaatggcATATTTATGTCTCAGACAAAATACCTTTAAGATTTACTTGCTAGAACCAAAATAGATACAGCTAAAGCTTACTCCATTCCTATGCTCTCTTCTAAACATTAGTTTTTATATGATGGTGATATTCTTCTTCAACCTAAGCAATATCGGAGTACTGTTGGTGCTTTATAGTATCTCACTATTACCCACCTTGAGATAGTCTTCACTGTCAACAAGTTGTGTCAGTTTGTACACTCACCTCGTACTACACATTGGGAAGCCTGCAAACGCCTTGTAAGGTATCTCAGAGGACTCTGAATCATGGTTTGTTCTTAAAAAAAGTTTGGTTTTTCATGGTTTTGCAGACAGTAATTGGGCAAGCAATCTTGATGACTGGTGATCATGTAGTGGATGATACTGTGTATTTTTTGGTCTTAACCTTTTTAGTTGGAGTTCTAAGAAGCAATCTGTTGTTGCTCATTCTCGTATTAAAGCTGAATTTCATCCCTTGAATCTGTTGCTCATTCTAGTATTAAAGCTGAATTTCGTGCCTTGGCTCACATCACTTGTGAACTTAGTTGGTTAACTCATCTAGCTTATGAGTTACAACTTGAATTACCATCTCCCATTGTCTGATTAGATAATATTAGTGCTGCAGCATTTGCTTCAAATTCAGTTTTTCATGCTCGGATAAAACACATTGAGATTGATATTTACTTTGTTCgtgataaaattttgaataaagagTTGGAAATTCATTATGTTCCCACAGCAGAACAAACgctaatattttcacaaaggCTTTAGGAACcactccttttcttttcttaagaAACAAATTTCGTGTGGTACCTATTACTTAGTTACTTTCTCTCAAGCTTCTTCCAGTTTCTTGTTTAAAGGGAGGGTCTTGGAGTTTAATTCTATTTCAACTAACGTACTTAGTTAACAGTGTTTGTTAATTAGTTGGCCAGCTATcttaatttaattggtttagtCTTCTTTGTGTCTGTATAAGCAAGCTTCTATGATAGGAGAGCTTAGCTCTGTTTCGATGGTCTTTGTAAGTTTCTGTGAACTTTCTCAGGAGACAAACAgtagcaagaaaataaaattgattatcttcaactttctttttcataatttattattgtcttatttttttattcatatagaTGAACTTAGCTCTGTTTCGATGGTCTTTCTTAGTTTATGAGAACTTCCTCAGGAGACAAACAgtagcaagaaaataaaattgattatcttcaactttctttttcataatttattattgtctcatttttttattcttataggTGAGCTTAGCTCTGTTTCGATGGTCTTTCTAAGTTTCTGAGAACTTTCTGAGGAGATAAACAgtagcaagaaaataaaattgattatcttcaacttttttttttttttttttcataatttattattgtctcatttattttattcttttctttggaAAAATGTCAAAAGAGGACCCCAATTCAGTTTCTACTTTGTAATTTCTATTTCGGTCGTTTCTATCTAGCTTTGGTTTGATCAATCATTTCCTCTCCAACccttgttttttgggttttttgcttTTGCGTTGCATATCATTTCTACTtcctgaaaatatttaagaaactgaaaagaaaaaaagaaaaaggaaaaaagaaaatccgtTTGTTGTTTGGTACTTTGTGTCGACGAGATTACCAGAGGGATTACAGATTTGTTCTGTACATGGTGTAAGAGAAGGACCTGGAAGAGCAACTATCTATAGCTTGATTTGTGACCGAAAGCGACAAAAGTAAGGCTTTCGATTAGTTATTTGATTTCACTTACGTTTAATGCTATCCTGcgatattatatttatcttattGCTCTGTCGCCTGACagttcaaaaattttgattgcTTATTTGGTTTATAATTTCTTTGTATCTGACagttccacaaaaaaaaaaaaaaaaaaaaaaaaaaaaaaaaaaagaaaagaaaaagaaaaagaaaaacatatagtTGAAAAATTGTGAAAGTGAGCATGGACTTTTTGCCCATAATTGTTAAAAGAACTGTTGAAAAAATTGTTGACTACATTATAGAACCGGTTGTTCGGCACGTGGGTTACGTAATAAACTTGAAAAGCAATGTTGAGAACCTAAAGAGTGAAGTTGACAACTTAGTTGATGCTAAAGGAAGGGTCCAGCACTCTGTTGATGAAGCATTAAGAAAAGGCCACAAAATGGAAGCTGACGTTGAGAGGTGGATGAAAAAGGTGGATGAGATGATTGGAGAGGCAAATGAATTCTTGAAAGATGAAAACCAATGGAAGAAGAACAAGTCTCTATTGGGGTTGTGTCCAAGTTTGATTTCATCCCGTTATCGTCCAAGCCGGAAAGCAGCAAAAATTGCACAAGTAGTTGTTGAAATCCGACAAGGGGGAGACTTTCCTAGTGGTGTCTCATATGCCAGTCCTCCAAAGGACGTATGGACAACTGCTGGGTACCTAGCTTTTGAATCGAGGGTTTCTTTTGCAACTCAAATTATAAAGGAACTCACAGATTCTAATATCCACATGATTGGAGTATTTGGAATGGCTGGTGTTGGAAAGACCACACTTGTCAAAGAAATTGGCAGGAGAGCAGAAGAGGAGAAGTTATTTGATAATGTGGCCAAAGTAGAAGTGAGACATAATCCAGATTTGAAGAGAATTCAAAGAGAAATTGCGGAAAAATTTGGTGTGGAGATTGATGAAAATCTGACCATAGCAGGACGTGCGCGCCTTCTAAGTGACTACATAAGAAACAAGACTATTCTTGTAATTCTGGATGACGTTTGGGAAATGCTTGACTTGGAAACGTTGGGACTTCCATTTGGGATATGTAAAGTTCTGTTGACTTCAAGAAAACGAGACGTATTGTCCTCCGAGATTGGCACGCAGAAGGAGTTTCGACTGGAAGTTTTAGACGAAAAAGAAACTTGGAGTTTGTTTGAGAATATAGTAGGTGATGCTGTTAAAGACCCTGATATTCGAGACATAGCACTTCAAATAGCCAAAAGATGTTCAGGCTTGCCAATTTTGGTTGTGACACTTGCAAAAGCATTGAAAGGTAAAAGTTCACACTCATGGAAAGACGCTCTGAGACTTCAAAAAATGTGTGAAGGAAAAGAAATGCAGGAAAAAGCGTACTCGGGGATAGAGTGGAGTTACAATCAGTTGGAAGGTGAGGAGGTGCAATCATTGTTTTTGATCTGTGGTATGGTTGGGGGATACAATTATGTTGAAGACTTGTTCGAATATGCAAAGGGTTTGGGTTTTAGTTTGTTTCAAGGCATCAATACAATGGAAGAAGAACGTAGTAGATTGTATTCATTGGTTGATAAACTCAAAGATTCTTGTTTGTTGCTAGATACTTCTCCAAATGACTTTGCCACAATGCATGATCTTACACGTGACATTGCCAGAAAAATTGCTTCTAGAGATCAGCATTTCTTATCACTAATAGATGGAGACGAATTCAAGGAATGGCCAAACAAAGAATTCCTTGAAAAGTGCACCTTATTATCTTTCCATTGGATCAACATTCCCAAACTTCCTGAGCAGTTAGAATGCCCAAAGCTACAACTCTTCAAATTGTATGCTGCACAAAAATCACTGTCAATTCCCCACAACTTTTTCAAGGAGGTGAGAGAACTCAAAGTTTTAGATTTAACCTGTACCTGTATTCCCTCACTGCCTCCatctattctttttttaacaaatctGCAAACATTATGTCTAGATGACTGCGAATTGAGAAGTATAGCTATGGTTGGTGAGCTAAGAAGCTTGGAAATTCTTAGCTTGGTGCATTCCAAGTTTAAACTGTTACCCAAAGAGCTTAGTCAGTTGACTCGACTACGGCTGTTGGATGTGAATGGTTGCCCTGAACTTGAAGTGATTCATCCGAATGTCATATCCCGCTTGACAAGATTAGAAATTTTGAGGATGGATAACAACTTCATCAACTGGGAGATTGAACAAGTAAGCAATGACAATGAAAGATGTAATGCTAGCCTTTCAGAGCTAAAGCATTTGTCTAAGTTGACCACATTATACGTAAATTTTAAGGATGCTAGCCAGTTACCAATCAATTGTTTTTCTGAGAAGTTGGTATATTTCAAGATATCTATTGTTGGTGAAGTTTGGATGGGGTCTGGTCCAAACTTAACTCCCAAGTCGTTGAAACTTAAGCTCTCTCAAACCAATCAATTGGACCAAGGTCTTCAAACACTGATGAAAAAATCTGAAGATTTGTACTTGGATGTGTTGGAGGGAGTTAATGATGTTGTTTACCAACTAGACATGGATGGTTTTCCGCGACTGATAAATCTCCATGTCCAAAATAATcctgaaattttgcagattgtAAACTGCTGGAGTTCTTCGAATATTGCCTTCCCCGTCTTAGAAGCATTATTTCTATGCAACCTCGTTAGTTTGGAAAGTGTATGCTCTGGGGAACTGCCACGTGGGTCTTTTAAACACTTAACAATCATACAAGTGGAAAAGTGTCCCAAATTGAAGAAcctcttttccttttctactGCCCTGCACTTTTTGCAGCTTCAAGAAATAAAAGTGGTTGATTGCAATAACATGAAAGAGATtgttgttgatgaaaatgaagaaaattttgaGGCTCAAGTAAATATTGATCGCATTGAATTTCTTCAGCTACGATCTTTGACAATGGAAAGTCTACCAAAGCTTGCTTGTTTCTTCTCAAATAATGATAGAAATATAACAAGGTTCAAAGAACTCATTCAGACTGATGGAATCGTTAGTTCCTTGGAATTTTTCAGTCATAAGGTATGATTTTTTATTccaacatgatatatatatatatatatatatttatttatttattttcactaGCATTTCTCATATACACAATTATTTTTGTACGTAATGTAATTAAGGTACATTTGATAAATACATGGATATGTATGagcataaaaatacaaatatgattGTATCACCAACTTTGTTTACGGTCCAATTTTATTTGTCAAGGGATGTGACAAATAACATCTTGTAGTTGTGCTGAGTTTTTCTTATCCATTTTAGGTTTCCAATTATTCATGTTTATGGTATTTTTTTAACACCTAATATATTGACACATcatatgataataatgatatataaaagaagaagaataacaaaAGCCAAAAACGAACACATGTTTTCCCGTACCAAAAACCTCTCATAACTATTAGTATAATACATATGAATTG contains the following coding sequences:
- the LOC107422622 gene encoding probable disease resistance protein At4g27220, which codes for MDFLPIIVKRTVEKIVDYIIEPVVRHVGYVINLKSNVENLKSEVDNLVDAKGRVQHSVDEALRKGHKMEADVERWMKKVDEMIGEANEFLKDENQWKKNKSLLGLCPSLISSRYRPSRKAAKIAQVVVEIRQGGDFPSGVSYASPPKDVWTTAGYLAFESRVSFATQIIKELTDSNIHMIGVFGMAGVGKTTLVKEIGRRAEEEKLFDNVAKVEVRHNPDLKRIQREIAEKFGVEIDENLTIAGRARLLSDYIRNKTILVILDDVWEMLDLETLGLPFGICKVLLTSRKRDVLSSEIGTQKEFRLEVLDEKETWSLFENIVGDAVKDPDIRDIALQIAKRCSGLPILVVTLAKALKGKSSHSWKDALRLQKMCEGKEMQEKAYSGIEWSYNQLEGEEVQSLFLICGMVGGYNYVEDLFEYAKGLGFSLFQGINTMEEERSRLYSLVDKLKDSCLLLDTSPNDFATMHDLTRDIARKIASRDQHFLSLIDGDEFKEWPNKEFLEKCTLLSFHWINIPKLPEQLECPKLQLFKLYAAQKSLSIPHNFFKEVRELKVLDLTCTCIPSLPPSILFLTNLQTLCLDDCELRSIAMVGELRSLEILSLVHSKFKLLPKELSQLTRLRLLDVNGCPELEVIHPNVISRLTRLEILRMDNNFINWEIEQVSNDNERCNASLSELKHLSKLTTLYVNFKDASQLPINCFSEKLVYFKISIVGEVWMGSGPNLTPKSLKLKLSQTNQLDQGLQTLMKKSEDLYLDVLEGVNDVVYQLDMDGFPRLINLHVQNNPEILQIVNCWSSSNIAFPVLEALFLCNLVSLESVCSGELPRGSFKHLTIIQVEKCPKLKNLFSFSTALHFLQLQEIKVVDCNNMKEIVVDENEENFEAQVNIDRIEFLQLRSLTMESLPKLACFFSNNDRNITRFKELIQTDGIVSSLEFFSHKEQVAFPKLVENLTNLIVDGCAGLTFLSSSSMAKNFVQLKKLRICRCQNMVEIISTEEYNGIEENIDNNIFANLESLELNTLANLETFCSSATYLKFSSLNSLDIKDCTKLGPFIHGRMSKNIRDDALHYLFDEKVGFPSLEKLVIEGLHKLRTIWHTQLDPNSFCKLTEIQVDACQSLIHILEPCILQRLDSNVKVLDIRNCDSLQAVFSDSLLAPHHSEMFSCRNLCEVYIRNCRNLKNVFPAYMARNRNLKKLQTLWIHHCETLEEIIGEEVGVEEATMPKFVFPSAKDVCLYNLPQLSSFYPGMHTSKWPSLTEFLVYRCDKLEMLAAESSCLQQQHHHLGIPTYKQVFFLFEKLSFSNLKTLALDMKETSYGSLPVEFFKIKFLIVFCRHITSTVPPSILFQKCHNLETLYVLYGNIEEIFIQEGSLDGELHLGWTQLTHLKTLKIAMMQKLKHVWKGNSHFGGPVFPNLETLQVEDCPRLKNIVSSAISFSNIVELEVANCNGMKHLITYSVAKSFINLVKMKVQNCQRMIEIVACDDDHGGIIDEENEITFSRLQYLKLSDLPNLKGFCSWNYNVRFPFHITLSVSKCLEMNISHDGVLLDDSKRERERLIRSQGTRLVLEFLNDVKIAADELILIDIPVIDEDLTLYILNGLSSDYESIFAAFQSQDTPISFEKLYEKIVEH